The nucleotide window AGGAGGTGAAGATGGAGAATGGTCGTTCCTCGGTGCTCGGCTCCAGCCTGTCGGAGTCTGAAGGTAGTGAGCTGATGGAGGGAGCAGCTGTAGGTAGGCAGCACAGCCTCAGCACCACTGAAACATCTTTAGGTATTTGATTCACAGTGGTCTCTGACTGCTTTGTTGTTTTCCCCAGGCTCCCTGGAGTTTCAAATGCCTAGTGATGCTCAACAGGACCACACCCAGAAATCCAGTCAGGCTCCGCCCACAAAGAAGTCTATCATATATCCGGCTGATGGTGCTGAATCATCCCTCTGCAGACCTCCAACGCTACACAAACAACCTCCCGCTCTGCCACCCAAGCCTTTCAGCAGGCTACCCAATCACATTACAGGTGAGTGTGTCTCCATGCATGCAAACAACCGCATTAGTGCGCGTGTGCCTAATCCTCCCACGTCCTCCTCCTCGTGCAGATGGCGCCCCCGTGAAGTTGCCATGCATGTCGGGTAAGTTGTCTCCTCCTCTACCTCCGAAGAAGCTCATGATCTCCGTACCTGCAGGGAGCATGGAGCCCTCTTCTATCGCCTTCCAGAAGTGCCCCGCCCCTCCCAGCCATGCTCCAATGGGTGCACACTCACTGCAGTACGGGACCTGTCCTGTTCCTCTCCACCCGCCCAGCCGAATCATAGAGGAGCTGAACAAAACCCTGGCCCTCACCATGCAGAGGTTTGAGAGGTGAGGATCACACCACAGCCAGAAAGTCAAGAAAATATCAGAGAAAAGTCAAAAGGCTCGTTAAATTGATCGTTTAAAACTAGACTGTAACATAAAGAAGCTgactaaacaaaaaacattgtttgattATATAGTAGTTTTACAAAACAGAGAAAGGCCAACTGATTAATCAACCAGTCCCTCTGTACTAAATCCAGCCTTGGGTAACTTTGCGAAGCTCCAACCCCCGTGCCACAAAAAGTAGGCAACAGTGTTGGCTTGGTTGCTCCCTTATTCCCACAGCAGATGGCTCTGTATGTTGACTTGGCACCAAGTTGAAAGCTCGGATGATACTCTGTTCTGAACATGGACATGGACAGCTGTCATTCCTGTTATACTTCTTTAAAGTCCGCTGCCCATGCACACAGGTGGTGTGTTGTAATGTATAAACAGACAGGAAAGCTGATGTCCACACGGACCCTCGCTCACTGTCTGATGAGGACATTTATATCACAGGGATCCAAGCAGATCCAACTGACCCAGAAGCCAGATGACCTCCCATTTATCCAGGCTAAGGTTGGGATACTCTGAGACGTGTAAGGCAAATGTTTTAAGAGCTCATACGGTGACTATGATGATCTTTTGCTACAGAATCACGATCTCGAATCCTTCACACCAACTCACAAAAGTCATCCACGGACAACACAATGCCATTTTAAGattcaaaaatgtttattttataggGAAATATTCAAATCCAATGCTTGTGTGAATCTGTTTGGCTTTCAAAGCTCTTTCTGGATTTGGATGCAGTGTCTGACCCCAGAATAGCGTGTATGATCTGCTCCCACCTGGATGGACATTTTAAGGATTCACATTCAGAAAAGATTAGATTGAGTTCCTGTCTTTCCGTAGTTGTCACCCATGTGGCCTGTAGTCCACAGTGAAAAGTTATGTTTTTCTTCAAGGTAGGTGTAGCTCTTTACACCTACACATCCCTTTGTTGGTCTTATAACAACACAAAATAAGTGGAAAACTAATCTTTAAGATTTGCTAAGACTTTATTTAGATGCCATAATGCCTCCTGCAGGGAGgtctttggtttttttgtgttgttttgtatttttatcaCCTGAATATGAATTTGTATTACACCCCCCTTGATTCTTCAGTGGCACGTTATTTCCTCCTGTCACTTTTGTCCCTTCTCCCTACCTGAGTCCTAATCAGTCGCAGAAGATGTCGGCCCTTCACTGAGTCTGCTTCTGCCAGATGTTACTTCCTGTTacaagggagtttttccttcctactgtcgccaAGTCCTTGCTCGAAGTGGGttgtatgattgttgggtttctctgtattattgggTCTTCACCTTTCAGTAtacaatgtaaagcaccttgaggtgacagttgttgtcatttggcgctatatagaatagaatagaatagaatagaatagaatggaatagaatagccctttattgtattgtacatgtacaacgaaATTATGGATGCTGTATGCCAGCTGTGCAGGAGTGAAAAAAACATATGAATAGTAAAGACATCAGGAATAAATAGCAAACAGAAGAGATATACAGTCTAGAggaatatatacaaaacaatAGAGAGGCACACATTGGAGAGCAAAGTGCTTGAAGGTAGTGCAAAGAAAAGACTTGTCTTTGCACCATCTGTTTAAATATCACCATTTAGTCTGTATATTCACAGTCTGAATTAGAGTCGGTGTGTGAGTGGACTGAGTGATGAGGGTTACTCAGACCATGGCTCAGATTGGTgaggtgggtgggtgggtgggcgGGGGTGGGGTGTCGGGGGAGAAAGTTTTTTAACAGTCCGAATGGcccaggggaagaagctgtttgtgagtctggaggtgtgggaCCTGATTGACCTGAGGCACTGACCAGAGGGCAACTGGTCAAACAGGTGATGAGCGGGGTCCAAGGGGTCAGCTGTGCTGGTTATCCCACCCCTAGAGACTATCACCCGATCTTCCAGGGGTGGGAGGGAAGGATTGGGCGATGGGGGACGGACAGGGCAGCCAATCATTTTTTGGGCAGTGTTAATTACCCTCTGCGCAGCCTTTCTGTTCTCAGTAGTGGCCCCTGCATTCCAAACATCCAGAGCACACTCTCCACTCAGGAGTGGAGGAAGACCAGCAGCAGCCTCTGGTCCAGGTTATTCTTTCTCAGATTCCACCCATTCTCCTTTTATAATAAGAGGGAGTGGACCTGTCTGTGCCTCCTGAAGTCCATTAggagttcttttgttttaaggaTGTTCAGCTTCAGGTTATTTTCTGAGCACCAGTGGACAGGTTCTCGACCTCCACCCTGTACGCTGTTTCATCTATATCAGAGATGAGCCCAACCATCGTGCAGGTTCCAATAGGGGATCTGAAGGTGGTCCAGTTTGGGGATGCTGATGTCTGTCattatggtgttgaatgctgaggtGTAGTGCATCCTTACGTAGCTCTTCCTTTTCTCCAGATGGCTCAGCGCTCTGTGAAGGGTGATGGTGATGGCATCCGATGTGGATTTGCTCTGTAAGCAAACTGGTGCAGGTCAAGGGAGGGGGGTAGCAGCCTCTGACGTGCTGAGACACTATCTGCTCGAAGCACTTCATGACTACAGAGGGCTATAGGTCTGTAGTCATTGAGGCTGTCTATACCATGATAGTGGAGGCCTTCAGACATAACCATAACCCTATATAAAGgcaactgaactgaattgataAGTCAGCCATACAGACAGGTTGATAACCAGGGAGGAAGGGAACAGAAGCAGGTCCTATACTAAAGAGTTCCAAACCCAAGAAAACCTCTAAGTGAATTTGTTCCAGTTTACTGGGCTTGTTGGTTTGTTTGCTAACTAATGTTGCTTAAGGCAACATTAGCTTCAGTATCACAGCTGAGATGTAAATGATTATTAAAAATCACGTGCTTGTCCAAAAAGGAGCAGAAATCTTTCTGAAAGGTGTGGTGTTTGTGACTTAAGTGCACGTTCACCTATCTTACCCTAACTCACCGTGCCATTGTATTCATCTCATTTGATTTCTAAACCCTCGCCTTGTTTCTCTGTACTTCTTCTGACTGTCTGCCTGCCTCTCTGTAGGAACCTCTCAGGTTTCTGCTCCCTCATAACGAGAACTGATTGACAAAATATCACACATGGAAAGCTGTGTTCTTTTGTTACCTCTGGCATCTCACGCATGCAAGCAAATGCAACATTTGTCCTTCACTACTTCACTTTCCATCACCGTGAGTGGTGgcctgtctctttttttttagccaGCAGGCTTCCCCTTTAGGCGGCTGGTGTGTTTTGTGTAACCCTTTTGTTTTGGAATCACCTCTCTTCACTGATTGGCTGGCACTTTTTGTGTTGAAACTGAAAATTCAGAAACCTGAAAATGTGATGTGTGTATCTCCATCTTAAACTCACTTCACACAGCAGTGAACGTGTATGTGTGAACATGTTTATGTGACACATTTACCATTTCATTCTAAAACCGCAGCTCCATGATGCACGCCGTTCCCACGGTGATGATCGAGTGCGACGACGACAAAGAGAACCTCCCTAACGAGGCGGACTACGAGGACCTGCCTGGCATGTACaaggatgaggaagaggaggaagaggaagacgaggaggaagatgaggaggaggaggaggaagacgaAGAAGAGGATGAGGATGATACACTGTTTACAAGTAagcatttttttgtctttattaaaaTTTGCCTTACACCCACCATGGTCTTCAAGGTCACATTGAAAACCTGAAAAACAGTAAGGAGGACAGACACGTGTACGCATAATGAGAATTACAAAAATATTTACAGCAGAAGATCTATACTGTGTGCCTCTTACTGGGAGGCTGCGACAGCCTCAATCTGCTTAACTTTGATACGATTTCCTCTGGCAATATGTTCAATAAAGGCACACTGGCCATGAAGGTCTTACGAAAAGACTCTCTGGCCATCAAGCTGAGCAACCGTCCATCCAAAAGAGAGCTGGAGGAGAAGAACATCCTGCCACTGCAGTCGGACCAGGAGCGGCTCGAATCCCGGCAACAGACGGCCACCAAACTGACGAGGTGAGCTTCCGACTTAAGAGCACACATGCTGATGTGGCACCGAGCCACTCGGAGGAGCGGTACACGCGCCCACATCGCTCATCACATGCACATCGAGTCACCTGCAAAGTGTTTCAACCCATGCGAGCTGTGATAGAGGCGACCTGGCTGCTGCAAGGAGCAGATGATGGAAGATGAGACATAGCGAAGGGATGACGCAGAGAGGGAAAGATTCAAGGTGAAGAGCAGGGGATGTAGAACAAAGTAAAAGGGAAAGAAGAGAATAGTGTCATGACTGTAAAGGTGATTGCAGGCTATAGTAGATGTGTACAGACACAAAATGTTGTCAAAATCATCACACAACATTTGAATCATTCTTACTGTACCAAGTGGCAACTTAAGCCAATGCAGAAATgctaaaagctgcagttccatgaatggccacttgaggtCACATACAGTCCTATTTTAAAGTGCCAAACTTTTaatgagttttct belongs to Oreochromis niloticus isolate F11D_XX linkage group LG17, O_niloticus_UMD_NMBU, whole genome shotgun sequence and includes:
- the phactr1 gene encoding phosphatase and actin regulator 1 isoform X3; amino-acid sequence: MAAAPEEEVDRRPIRRVRSKSDTPYINEARISLHLETAEEVERLAAMRSDSLVPGTHTPPIRRRSKFATLGRLFKPWKWRKKKSEKFKQTSAVLERKMSTRQSREELIKKGLLKEVYEKDGASLTIREEVKMENGRSSVLGSSLSESEGSELMEGAAVGSLEFQMPSDAQQDHTQKSSQAPPTKKSIIYPADGAESSLCRPPTLHKQPPALPPKPFSRLPNHITDGAPVKLPCMSGKLSPPLPPKKLMISVPAGSMEPSSIAFQKCPAPPSHAPMGAHSLQYGTCPVPLHPPSRIIEELNKTLALTMQRFESSMMHAVPTVMIECDDDKENLPNEADYEDLPGMYKDEEEEEEEDEEEDEEEEEEDEEEDEDDTLFTSTLAMKVLRKDSLAIKLSNRPSKRELEEKNILPLQSDQERLESRQQTATKLTRRLSQRPTAEELEQRNILKPRNDLEEQEEKREIKRHLSRKLSQRPTVEELREAKILIRFSDYVEVAEAQDYDRRADKPWTRLTAADKAAIRKELNEFKSTEMEVHESSRHLTRFHRP
- the phactr1 gene encoding phosphatase and actin regulator 1 isoform X1, which produces MAGCGGDVMCSWSGSKTHGTSSTPASEEGKLRKRRRAFCLARMKSRNSSEKHQLQHHHEPAANNNNNTPFMIHCKEIKHICSNCRGAEPLDAEEVERLAAMRSDSLVPGTHTPPIRRRSKFATLGRLFKPWKWRKKKSEKFKQTSAVLERKMSTRQSREELIKKGLLKEVYEKDGASLTIREEVKMENGRSSVLGSSLSESEGSELMEGAAVGSLEFQMPSDAQQDHTQKSSQAPPTKKSIIYPADGAESSLCRPPTLHKQPPALPPKPFSRLPNHITDGAPVKLPCMSGKLSPPLPPKKLMISVPAGSMEPSSIAFQKCPAPPSHAPMGAHSLQYGTCPVPLHPPSRIIEELNKTLALTMQRFESSMMHAVPTVMIECDDDKENLPNEADYEDLPGMYKDEEEEEEEDEEEDEEEEEEDEEEDEDDTLFTSTLAMKVLRKDSLAIKLSNRPSKRELEEKNILPLQSDQERLESRQQTATKLTRRLSQRPTAEELEQRNILKPRNDLEEQEEKREIKRHLSRKLSQRPTVEELREAKILIRFSDYVEVAEAQDYDRRADKPWTRLTAADKAAIRKELNEFKSTEMEVHESSRHLTRFHRP